A region of the Clupea harengus chromosome 7, Ch_v2.0.2, whole genome shotgun sequence genome:
ACCTCTCATCAACACGTCTAACATTTTTCAATGAATTCAACCTATTGTTAATAGTCCATTTTTAAAGAAGGCAAATATAAGGTGTGAACAGAGTCAAGTGTTATTACCGAAATCTTAGCTGGATTCTGCTGTGACTCTTTTCCCATCAATGATAACGTCAGGACCGCGCCATGAagttttcttcccttctttgcGCGCTTTGTCAACGAGAGGCCAAAGTTTATTTCGACATTGTCTCTCCCAGTATGTTAAATCTTCGGCCAGTCGCAgattcttctccttcatcacaGTGGCGCTCACTGAAGCCCTCCAGATCCTCTGCTTGAAGGTGCGCATGGTGAACTGTATTATCACTGGACGTGGGCTCTTGTCTTCTCTAGGGCGTCCGATCCGGTGTACAGTATCGATGAGGAATCCCATCTTGGTTTTCTCCTCTGGAACTATTTTGCCGAAGATGTCAAAAATGAGTTTCCTTACATCTTCTGCGGTCTCACTGATAGCCTCCGGGAGATTGAGTAGTTTGAGATTCCAACGTCGACTGTAACGTTCAGCTTCTTCAATTTTAATATCTTGTTCGGAGATTCGCCGATTCACAGCTTGCACTTTGTCAACGCTCGACTTAATCTGGTGATCCATCCCTTCAACGTTTTCTTTTATGGCCACGATGTCcgctgagttttttttttttatttccttcgAGTGAAGAGAATCTGCTAGATAAATATTTGATGGCATTCAATATGTCTGTGTTGGATACCGTTTCCTCTTGGCTGCCTGAACagactttttgtttttgtgggatattttcatatgaataagggatagttttaccagatacctgttgaatgagtgtaaagattagctttgggttacatttcagatgaggtagagatttaaaataagagggcgtagcttggagtgacctaaggtaaaaatgggtgtggtattatataccatggaagtctttgatttgggtggggtcagaatggagaggtcaggtttaattggctggattggtcaaccaagcaaaacatagatgggaggtgctaattacaggtttaaagATGTTGGTGCGAATGTAATGgggcagatctatttccggaatacatctctttgctgtggcttaatgtactacagtaaatctgttggaacaacacgtcctttgtcttgactttctgattgtgaaaatagtttaagacttagtaTTGGCCACCACATTTTTAAATAGGGCTTGCAAGAGGGGATTCAGTTAAAGGTGAGTATATAGGAAGCGTAGTTTCATTCTCGAAGTCCATCAGAAggtttcccctcttctccttaTCTCGCTTTGGCATGGCTGACAGTTGGTAAGCAAGCTAGCAAGCAGGCtgactaacgttagctaaactTTGTCGAGGTTATTAAAGTGTATATTTCTCCGTTTAATAAAGGTTATATCTTGGACTAGCTCATTAGTCAACTTTCTACGGAATATTAGCCCATTATATTGTGGGTATATAGTTTTTAACTTAAATTGTAGCAGCTTGATACTCAAAACTTATCAGAGCCTAACGGAAAACACGTGTGTTGGGCGCCATCTTCCGGAGCTTTCCcgttattgaggtagtctgacttccaaaaagagcccgggtgacgtaatgctaacgttggtatagcaactgtcactcaagagtcgttcgaaagccaatattacatcacccgggctctttttggcacctggtcactttttaccatgacagccccaagaatgactcctggaggtttcaatgcagTTCCTGTCTCcgtcaaaaaaaggagttgctagccttcaataattcgccctcaaatttaaagtagcatatcgaggtaagcagagtgattgctatgctaagttaatgtccctgacttttgaatagtgatatatgtatttaattcgtttactgacatgatattataatgttatctagcgaaatgcatgttgacatacagcaatagcataaaaaaacatgattgtatcttcattatatatttaacgtagtggtaagataaagctggtaggttagctatgtcaagctagcgtgccttgttctgtccagttttacaattactagggatgcaccgataccagtatcggtatcggtgccgatactttgttaaaatactcgtactcgtttttgaattgccgataccaagcaccgataccactcatcagtatttcactgcatcaaacttatgctgacacaaaatgtgatttattgtcctaccactctctgccagactagtaagtagcttatttgccgtcttgtgttgcatttgcttgatgtttgactgtgttaggaaagtttgtcatagtgtcaaagtatttcagtatacaggtttcgctaaatttagctgctagcatctcgttagcgattagcaattccgttgtgctgccttaacggcgatttgggctcattttaagataaatgacgacgacaggaataaggcacagtgtaagatctgcactgctacggtgtcgaggggcggaaaggaaagtactttgtttaacacaagcaatttgattaaacatctgaagacacaccatagtgctaagtacacagagttcactgatgctagtggtgcaagaccgaagcaaccaatcttaactgacgtcttgcaaaagaaaaaaacgcgcacgcacacagagagagagagaggtagagagaaagactgtgccacataggttaagtgattgtttgtgtacttgtgtacttgagcaggagattcttctgatccttttgtaactgaaatgtgctcttgtgctaatccagtaatagttctgttaattttttgttaagcagactgtgttgttaactatgcagcaaattgaattgcctttatatggttatatttgcattttgtctaatgtgatgatattgtctgtttgaaggctttttttgtgtgttaaaaccagaaagctctgtttatttttggcttgggatagccttctgttaattttgtactataggtttgacataatctgcagaggataaaataaaatctgcctccaaattaattgcactttcatgaaGACCAAATcaaagaagtatcggtatcagcaagtacacaaataaaagtactcgtatcggtttgtaaaaaagtggtatcggtgcatccctagttaaAACAGTACCGCCCAAACGGTGTGATGAATGTGGTAAGTAATCTGGAGTCTTCAGAAAGAGAGATCTGCCAGAATCCTGAGTTTGCGTCTAATTTTGATTTAATACTTTGGCGCCCTCTAGCTGACCTAGAGTATGCTCAACTGATGGCAGCATGTGTTTTTCTCGCCTCACTGACTTATTTAGCTTTGTCAAGTCCACACAGATACGAACCTCATCGTTAGGTTTTGGAACTGGAGCCGCTCCAACACAGTTTCATATTCTGTAAGAGCCTCATCGGTGAGTTGAAGTGACGTTACTACATCCTCGGCATCCTCTCCCATAGTGTATAACAAGGTGTTTACCTAGCCCCGATGCTATCCGGTATCTTTCAAACCTTTTCTTCCACTTGGGCCATTCCTCCGGTTTCGAGACGTCGAACTTCGCTGGTGGGGGAATCTGATAGCGCTCCATGCTAGGCGGCTCCTCTCGCGCGCTTACTTAGCAAGCTAACTCCGGTTGTTGTAGCACTCCAAAAGACGAAGTTTCTTCTTCTAAGATCTTCAAAACAGGTCCAAACTTAGTCTTAgacacttctgacaccatgttgtgTTATTAGGTGTAGACCCTATAACTTCAGAAGGATGAGACAACACTGGATTGGTATAGATGACCGTTACTTTGGTCTTTAATtatcagtcttcaccatacaaagacatatgtagCTACTGAACGGAGTTTGGTAAACGGTAGTCGTGAATATGAGCCTCTCATGCTGTCAAatcaggaccaatcagagaagagccTGCCTTGctttggttcccgcccacacagTGCCAAAAGTATGAATTTCAGGGAGCAGATCAAGTTTTCGTGAGAGCatgtaagtagacgatgggtaGACTCAAAAActatccgcatacggatgtaattcgaaaatgttgattggttaagattagttaccaggctggaactggctaataccaggacctctattttttcgctgagctacaacgtcgtttgcctgacttttaaacgatctttttatttttttattttaattctgtgaagttatacgtTTTAATACTGAACTGTTTTGTTAACCAAATTTTTACAAATTCATACGGCTAAACACACAACCGACTTGTTCACCGAACTTTTCAACCgtggaaaatacatagcagcaagctaactCTAGCTAAACGATGCGTTAGCTTAGCCTGGTAGTCAACCTGTTGACATCGTATCTTGGTCGCATCGGGTTTAATTAATTTTGACAACACGTCTCTTACCCTGAACGTCTACTCCTCATGTCACGAAGTTGCTACACTAACTGTCCGTAACACTATGCGCAAATGCAAAATATAGCACATCAATGCAGcaacctagaaatgctaagccccctGAACTCTACAGGTTATGCATACTACAggttattgaaatcagttttcgaaaatggcaaacaaaaaatatgtacacCGTATATAGCTAGTTAGTTATCTTGCATAaattactgtaatttaagctaaccaattaaatcatttttacaaaaacctatcgattgtgtgtttgttagagtgctagcttgagctaaccaaacacagtacagtagctagctagcgttatcagacagtgtcaaacatcggccgttcagttaaacaataaaaatgattCATTTGTAACGAACCCCgctcacgggcacgaaacataaaggggaggccacgcagaattgagtatataataataatatgttatttattaagggttacaagtatatagtttatctattaattataggaaaacgtggggtgaatgtcagtgttgtggagagaaacaaaagatgtaatggtaagtcagttaaatggtaatataaaacaaacgacgacgacgacaatccaaaatccaacgagtatccacaaTCCAATCACTATTCTAcgaccaatccaaaaccaactgCCGGGTATCCAAACGCTCTCTCGACGGCCATCTGATCAAGGCTTTTGTAGCCATTCAATCATGGGGTACACCTGTTGTACACCTGCTCCCCATTacctgctgaggagacagagacagaacaggcatgcaaatatcatggggcggggcctagatccgccagggtcgtaacacatTTAATAATGGATATCAATCTATATGCTCAGTTtactaatggattaacatgacaacgtgaacgtttgcagATAACACACGCCGTTCGATTATTAACACAGTTACAATAGGTAGTTAGCTcacgtaagatactgtaatttaagctaaccaattacatAACTTTCACACcaaaaacccatcgattatgtgtgtttgtgatgtataacatatatcctttatcaatcactctcagtttatgttatttaacgctacagattacacctaacacacgtgtaattcagttgctattaatgttgaacagcagcgttaaacgtgacaccacattaaatgtcaggcaaacgacgttgtagctcagcgaaaaaagttcctggtattagccaatcaaataaatagtgttttccgttcctgcctggtaactaatcttaaccaatcaacattctagaattacatccgtaagcggatcgtttttgagtctacccatcgtctacttacagaGCATAGGTCAGTCTCTGTGCTCTTAGGTGTTACATTTCCTCTTGCGGCTCCTAAAATTGAGTGCACACTGCGCAGACGAAATTCACGCTTGCGAAAACCAGAAAGTTGCTCGAATAGACGtttgtcgctaccggatggtagtcccatTATGGGAAAGAGACCTTGAAATTACGTTTACTGATGAAGAATGGACTGGCATGATTTGTAATTTAAAGAAAATGACACGTGATCTTCGCACTAGATTCATTCAGTTTAAGATAATTCACAGAAGGTACTGGACTGCCTCTAAACTGTACAGGGCCAAGCTCACTACTGACCCAGGGTGCTGGAAATGTTCAGAAGAAGGCACACTAACtcaggggttcccaaccttttctactccaaGGCCCAACTTTTCGGATTTGTAACAGGTCAGGGCCCAACAAACACCCTGCctattttagctaatctatattccagtCTTATTAAgaagcgattgttatgtgtcacaaagagcaacattagcacctgctacaggtgggagcctagaaattaatacaagaaaatcttcctctagatattgcaatcaaaattgttttgtgcaccagaaaacaacataaaaccgcacagagcattttcagtcaaaagggatttattatccaaaatacttttggaaaaaaaggaacttaattgcagtaggcctatgcctatgtgtgcacagcaaacaagcaaggaaataaaaccagaatagaccccAAAAAAGcgtgcactcaaaacaagtgatgaaacatgcaaccactcagctaggcctaaataggtgatgcttcagacatgcaaacaaatgggttcaaataatgttcaaataaataggttgAAATAggtcagtgtttcccaaactttttacagtcctgtCCCCCTTCAGTCATTCAATCTcaagctacccccccccccctctcatatatatatatatttttttttcatatttgtgAGCCCcccctaaaacacaaacacacactcaccacaggttAATAAGAAGGGTGTGCTTGAGAGGATGCACATGTCTGGCTGAATTTGAGAAAGTCTTAAATCGCTTTCCACAAAGTCTCTGccagtattttgttttcatgctcgTCAGAGTTGAGAACCTACTCTCACATAAGTTCGTCGTGGCAAAGGGCATCAGAGTCTTTTCACTGAGGTGCGTTGTTATGTCGCGTTTCACAATGTCTGTCACACTGAGTTGATTTGCAAACAAAAGTGAGTAGCATGGCTAGCAGCAACTGTACTGCTGCTAACATCATGTCATGTTGTGGCATTGCCCAAAAGCACAAGACTTCTGGACATCAGTTCAtgagtgcattcagaaagttgTAGGCGTAGAGGTGCCCTTTTGCATTCGCTTATACCTTCTGGGAGGCCCACCTATACTGACAGATGACATTGCTCCAGTCTATGCAGAATGGGTCCAGACAGCCGTCATGCTTGGCAGGAAACTGCTAGTCCAACAGTGGAAGTCAGCCCATGCCCCATCAATCACAGACTGCTGGTATAATGCCCTTACTACAGTCGCTGCATATGAACGGGTATCATTCACCCTCCTGGAGAGGTTAGATTAGTATTTCTTTAAGTGGCAAAAGTTTCTTCAATACATAAATAGCCCTCAGTAATGTACTGCAGGCTCAACCCCCCTCtgctaacacacaacacaggtgcTCTCTGGTTCCCATTTTAAtgcagcctcctcctcccccttatttttttcttctttatttattttttattttattctcctTAACCATATGTCTATTCGTCTTGTTGTATACAGTAtagttttgtttattatttttttatttttttaatgttagtTTGTTTTTCGTTGTGGCTGTCTCTATGTGGGTACATATAGTGTATACAAGTACTTATACATAACTTAccctatgtttgtttatatgcGTGTGGTGGTTATACCATGTTCATGCTTTGACCTGTGACATGTAACCTGTACAAATGTTTAAAAGCAAATACAAATTGTCGATGGCAAAACATAATGTTATTATGCCAGTTCAGAGTTGAATCATTTGTCTGTTACctttgttgttttattatgaTGTTTAATTTGTCATCAGCTATGCAATCATGTAGTAAACATGgacctgtttggcaatattcaCTTTCAGATTTTAGCCAAAGTGCACCCTGACAACTCTAGGTTTCTTGAATTGTCAGACTATATCAGAGTGTGACAGAATGACAAAATCACAAAAGTGTCAAATTCCACTAATTGCTGCTCTACCtctccattcagtgtgtgtgctcacaaaaACTCTTCTGACACAGTCTGGCTTTGCAAATGGGaaacataaacaattccagccaaacaacacgttgcttcaggagcagggAAGGGAAGAATgtactgtgattggctgaggagCTCAAACAACCTTTCGTCAGAATCGTCAGAATCAGAATGCCCTGATTCACTGAGAATGTTACTGTTTACAGAACATCACCAGTATGTGTCTCCTCAGCAGgctatttcattcattcattcgtttgtTCGTCTATCTGAACTGCCATAGGCTTGCTCAGCTTTTGGATGCCTTTAAGGACTGCACTGAATAGTATGAAGGAGAGACTTTTCTGCCCTAGGATAAACTGTTCTGCCCTAGGAGAGACATTGTACAACTCTGCTCTAACAGATACCCCAGCCACAGATACCCCTTTCAAGTTTAGCTTGTCAGCTCTCAAACTGGGTATGACATGGGTTGTACACTGGTTGATTTTGGTATGAGTGGCCCGGGTTTCTATCAACTATAATGTTGTTAATAAAATATACCTCTAACAATAATGCAGTAAGAAAACTGGCCACACAAGCATTAGAATCTATATGTGACACTGTATTTCAGTAAGTAGTATATAATAACTCAGTTGAAAAGTCTGTTAATTGTGCAACCACTGGCCCAAATGATGGTGTCCACCTAGATATTGCTCTGCTGCAGAATAGCAGACatggttttgttttgcatgttggggagagagattactgtttgtttgtttgattgtttatgTCTGTTCAGGTGATGTGGTCATACACTTGTGGAGACAGGAAAGGTGATGGGCGGCCTCTTCCCAGGCCCGTCCCGCAGCTGCACATGCCCAGCTCCGATGGACTCACTGACCAAACACCAAAGGTCAACAACCCAAAGGTCTCTCCAGCCTCCGCCATAAATGACACGGGCTTCAGTGCGGATGAGTGGGACCGGATGCTGAAGCTGGTCCACTGGGCCGGACCAGACCGCCAGATTACCACCGCAAACATGAGCACCAGTCCGAACCACTCAGCCTTCTTTATTAATGACCTCAAGGGCAGTTACTATGTGGGGGAGGAGCTCCACGTCACAATCGTTGCCAAGGACTTTACCAAAACTCCAAAAAGCTACGGAGGGGATTTCTTTCAGGCAAAGGTTTATTCAGACAAATTAAAggtaattttatttatttatttggcatTTATGCAGTTCAgctaatttcattattttattttatttagtttccACAGATCTGTTAATGGGTTGATAACAGCATGAGGAGCACCAGGCCTATATATTCAAGAATCACTTGAGCACTCATCTGGTCCATGATATACAAGCTAGCGCCATACCCTTCCTTATTGCAAAAACATAGAGAAAACTGCATGTAATAGTATAGGTCAGTAGCCTACTCCAGCCAGTAGCAAGCTCTGCAAGTACTTGGGAGTGTTAAGGATAGCCTCGCTGAGGGTCTCTATGAGGGGCTTGGGATCTGTCTCCGCTGTGATATTATCTCGTCCATACAGATGATGATGGAACCGCGTTGTTTCCCTATGACATTGACATTGTCCGAATgagctctctcctcctgcatgAATCTCAACTGCCAATCACTCAGCTCTGCTGATCGCCATGCCTCAATGGCACTGGCTAATGTTATGACTCTTCCTTTGACACCCATCTGCGAGTGCCCTCCTTAGCAGCATGACCAGGGACTCATCTCTCGACACTCCATATTTCCATAAAGCAGCCTCCTCCCTCAGTCCTCCCTGGGATATCTCCCCATCGCCCCCACCATAAATGACACCCGAGGGACCAAtgcccagggagcacacagtTCTTGATAGATGAGTGAttgtttactttactttttCCCCCCTGGATGTTAGGCCAGTGTGTTTGGAGAGGTGCTGGACCACCAGAACGGTACCTACTCGGCCCGGTTCACCCTGCCCTGGGTCGGCCTGGCGTCGGTGGCGGTCCGCCTGATTCACTCTAGCGAGGCCGTGCAGGCCCTCGGGCGGCACCGGAGTACAGATTCCAGACGTGTCTTCTTCCTTGGCTACTACGTGGGCAATGACCCCCAGGGTGCTCgagtggaggagaagatggagtGCAGCATCAAGTGGGAGGGGGTGGTGCTGAGCTCCAAGAAGGACTGCTGCTGTGAGTACCAGGATGCCCACGTCGGGCTGACGTGGCAGTGCCGCAAACCCCAAACTCTGCCATGCAGCGCCCTCGTGTACCACTCCATGGGTGGCTACCACTTTACCATGACAGCCCTCGAGCAGGTACTCTTTGACAGGTGAGCAAGAGGGGCTTGGTATTTATTGAGATGCTATGCATCATTTAGGTATACAGTTCTTCATgtgcttattttttttaacactgttGTTTATGATGCTCAACTTTATGTTGCCAGGTTGGTAGAAATAGAGGCAGAAATTGTTATGCATGCTTTGCTtctgttgtttattttgttagAGTTTAAAAGTAAAAACTCAACTTCAATGTATTCATTCAGTAGGCACAAGAGCAACAGGTATGCATGCTTACAGGTATGCGTGCTCACAGGTATGCATGCTCTGTCGCTCCCTAAGTATTGAACCTATAACCTTGGTGCTGTGAGAGTTAAGCTGCAGGATGCTGAGTGCTTTGTTTCTCCACAGGCAACATGTGAACCGGTGGCTCAAGGGGGATTCCCGCTTAATTAGAGTCATGGCCTCCAATACAACCATTGGTATGTTCTTCCACTTTATTTGGAACTGACTGCAGAGCCACCCtggtgcaaaacacacacacacacacacacacacacacacacacatgaaaacccTCACGTCATGCTCCCATACTGTCTCTCCTTTAGGGGTCAGAGAGTCGTGTAAACCTGGGCTGCCCACACCAATACCATCAGGGTTCTACATGAACAACGTCTGGACGTCGTTTGTGTGTGCCGCCCGTCATTTTGCAAAGGATGACGTGACCCAGTGTCTGAAGGGCAAGCACATCTACATGATGGGAGACTCCACCACCAGACAGTGGTTTGACTACCTCATCCTGGCCGTGCCAAGTaagacacacaaatatcacacgGTGCTGCTCACAGGAGAAGATTTAGTTCTCTCTTTGTAGATGTTTACATTTCAGGGACTGAACTGTGtaaatgaaaactaaaaaacaccTAAAACAAAATGAGATTGAGTAGAATGCACTGGAGTATGGGCCAACctgttttatattatttttatctTCATATTctatataaatattattatcatcatcatggtTACATCATTATTATATGATCATATAACTGTCTAAATTATATTTTGAAATCAGTAAATAAATGCATCTTAAATCTTTGACCAACTCGCTGTTGTTTTTTCTCATAgaactcacacatatatatatactagcTGTTTGTCCATCAAGCAAAGGCGTGGTTATCACACTATTGTTGTTTCTCACAGCTCTGAAGCGTATGAACCTCGACTCCGTGTACCAGGTAGGGCCCCAGATGGCCGTGGACGTGCAGAACAACATCGACCTGCACTTCCGCTCACACGGCCTC
Encoded here:
- the LOC122133004 gene encoding NXPE family member 3-like, whose amino-acid sequence is MWSYTCGDRKGDGRPLPRPVPQLHMPSSDGLTDQTPKVNNPKVSPASAINDTGFSADEWDRMLKLVHWAGPDRQITTANMSTSPNHSAFFINDLKGSYYVGEELHVTIVAKDFTKTPKSYGGDFFQAKVYSDKLKASVFGEVLDHQNGTYSARFTLPWVGLASVAVRLIHSSEAVQALGRHRSTDSRRVFFLGYYVGNDPQGARVEEKMECSIKWEGVVLSSKKDCCCEYQDAHVGLTWQCRKPQTLPCSALVYHSMGGYHFTMTALEQVLFDRQHVNRWLKGDSRLIRVMASNTTIGVRESCKPGLPTPIPSGFYMNNVWTSFVCAARHFAKDDVTQCLKGKHIYMMGDSTTRQWFDYLILAVPTLKRMNLDSVYQVGPQMAVDVQNNIDLHFRSHGLPLRCAKAKAMVSLHYMSNEIDGLAGGPHTVVIFNMWAHFTNYPLSYFAYRVSLVRRAVVALLRRAPETKVIIKSANTGYKGIYSSDWFSLQLDQILQEGFRGVGVYILDVWQMTACHYNSEFIHPAPVIIKNEIDILLSFICPK